A DNA window from Paenibacillus andongensis contains the following coding sequences:
- a CDS encoding YugN-like family protein, whose product MIIEATGLKGLKSDLAHLDEVTTKLGFVRWQWEYTRATYDFKMEDKASNSVYFLRVNARVESGKLESPYAILFLEDAYIGKETFPHGLDYNSPIPESVLKISNQKLAQLQQLLAD is encoded by the coding sequence GTGATTATTGAAGCAACTGGCCTAAAAGGCTTAAAAAGTGATTTGGCTCACCTGGATGAAGTAACGACTAAACTTGGTTTCGTGCGTTGGCAGTGGGAATACACGCGTGCTACTTATGATTTTAAAATGGAAGATAAAGCAAGTAATTCCGTATATTTCTTACGTGTAAATGCTCGCGTAGAATCCGGTAAACTAGAATCTCCTTATGCAATCCTATTCTTAGAAGATGCTTACATAGGTAAAGAAACGTTCCCGCACGGCTTGGATTACAATTCTCCTATCCCTGAGTCCGTTCTCAAAATCTCCAATCAAAAATTAGCACAGCTGCAGCAATTATTAGCAGACTAG